The Prosthecobacter vanneervenii DNA window AATACATCGGGCGTGCCTTTCTCACCGTCTCTGGCAAACCGCAGTCATTGGTGCGCGCGCTGATTCCGAATCCCGGGCCAACTTCCGCATGATCCACGAAACCGTCATCGAGAACTGCTCAGTGCGCGGTGTGCATCTTTTTGAGATGCGCCATGTGGTGGACCATGTGCGCGGCCATCTGACGGCGCTGGAGTTCACTCAGGACCTGCCGTTTGTGCCTCAGCGCATTTTCATGACCTATGGCATCCCATCCCTGTGCACGCGCGGGGAGCACGCCCACCGGCAGTGCGCGCAGTTTCTGGTCTGCGTGCATGGGGAGTGCCATGTGATCGTGGACGATGGGGAGAACCGCGAGGAGTTCTGCCTGAACCGGCCCACCTTCGGCTTGAGCGTGCCACCCATGGTCTGGGCGCAGGAGCATCTGCACTCGCAGGATTCAGTGCTGATGGTGCTGGCATCAAGGCCGTATGAAGCGGCGGATTACATTCGTGATTACCAGCAATTTCTGACTATGGTAAAGGAGGGGATGAACACAGCCGCATGAACACCAGCACAGACACCTCAGGCAAGAACGAGGAGGCAAGGGATAACGTGGCCGCGCTCTGGAGCAGGATCACCAACGAAATGCGCCGCCGCAGCCCGTGGACGACGGTGGCGCTCACGGCCTCCTTCACCCTTATCATCGGCTGGCTGGACCACATCACCGGTTTTGAGGTCACGTGGTTTGTTATTTACGGCATCCCGATTTTCATGACGGTTTGGTGGGCTGGCAACAAGCCTGGTCTCTTCATTGCGGTACTATCCGGCCTCGTCTGGTGGCTGGCCAACATGAGCACCACTCCCTACGAGACACAGCTTGGCTATGCCTGGGCGCTGGCCAACCGTCTGGTCTATCTCTGTGTGGGCGTTTTTGCCGTGACTGCGCTGCGCAACAAGCAGGAGGCTGACGAGGCACGCATCCAGATGCTGGAGGAGCGGCGGCAGCTGGAGAAGGATATCGTAACCGTCAGCGAGCACGAGCAGCAGCGTATCGGGCAGGATCTGCACGATGGCATTTGCCAGCAGTTGGCGGCCATCGGATTGGCGGTGCGTGTGCTGGCGGAGGATCTCCAGGCGCAGGGCGTGCAGTCTGCCGAGGATGCCAGCTTGATTGAAAACTCCCTGCAGCAGGTGGTGCTGGAGGCGCGCAATCTCGCACGTGGGATCTTTCCTGTGCATGTGGATCGCAGCGGCCTGGCTGCAGCGCTGGCAGATCTGGGAAGAATCACCAGCAAGCTCACGGGCACGCCCATTTCAGTCGACGACTGCGTGGACGTGCCTTTGGACGCTCCTGAGATTTCCATGCATCTTTACCGCATCGCGCAGGAGGCCGTGGCCAATGCCGTGCGGCACAGCGGCGCCACGGAGGTGCAGATCTCCACCAGGCTAAGCGGAGATCTGCTGGAGCTGCGCGTGGAGGACAATGGCAGAGGCATGCCTGCCACCTCCGCCGCACGTGGCGAGGGCATGGGACTGCGCACCATGCACTATCGCGCC harbors:
- a CDS encoding sugar 3,4-ketoisomerase, yielding MIHETVIENCSVRGVHLFEMRHVVDHVRGHLTALEFTQDLPFVPQRIFMTYGIPSLCTRGEHAHRQCAQFLVCVHGECHVIVDDGENREEFCLNRPTFGLSVPPMVWAQEHLHSQDSVLMVLASRPYEAADYIRDYQQFLTMVKEGMNTAA
- a CDS encoding ATP-binding protein, giving the protein MNTSTDTSGKNEEARDNVAALWSRITNEMRRRSPWTTVALTASFTLIIGWLDHITGFEVTWFVIYGIPIFMTVWWAGNKPGLFIAVLSGLVWWLANMSTTPYETQLGYAWALANRLVYLCVGVFAVTALRNKQEADEARIQMLEERRQLEKDIVTVSEHEQQRIGQDLHDGICQQLAAIGLAVRVLAEDLQAQGVQSAEDASLIENSLQQVVLEARNLARGIFPVHVDRSGLAAALADLGRITSKLTGTPISVDDCVDVPLDAPEISMHLYRIAQEAVANAVRHSGATEVQISTRLSGDLLELRVEDNGRGMPATSAARGEGMGLRTMHYRAQMLQAELSLGTRPKGGAHVTCRLDLRKIKPTPSHPNEKN